A single genomic interval of Halorubrum aethiopicum harbors:
- a CDS encoding glutamate--tRNA ligase has translation MDDELRERVEAAGETAALFNALKHDGDPDVGAIMGPLMGENPEFRPHGDEIPGLLAPIVNRVAAMDEAERRDRLGELAPERLAELEADDETDEHVLPDLPNAETGEVVMRAAPNPNGPWHIGHARMPAVIGTYKERYDGEFICRFDDTDPETKRPDLDAYDAILEDVEYLGFEADRVLKASDRLETYYEHARELIDRDGAYTCSCAGEAFSELKNDGEPCPHRGKDEATVREEFEAMVDGEYGSGEMVLRVRTDIDHKNPALRDWVAFRMIDTPHPREEAAEYRCWPMLDFQSGVDDHLTGVTHIIRGIDLQDSAKRQRFVYDYFGWEYPEVLHWGHVQVDEYDVKLSTSTIKELIADGELTGWDDPRAPTIRSVRRRGIRGEALVESMTDLGMSTSDVDLAMSSVYANNRDLVDDEADRFFLVRDREDDPAVELPVVDGDAPAPAAGSPARHPDHPDRGDRTIPAGRVLVEESDLPPAGERVWLKGYGPVRREADELVYLDADIDVVRDGDVDVVHWVPAAESLGTLMRTLEGDVRGYAEPAVADAAVDDVVQFERIGFARLDSFDPAGTDEPDGPTGEEELVAYFAHP, from the coding sequence ATGGACGACGAACTCCGCGAGCGGGTCGAGGCGGCCGGCGAGACGGCCGCGCTCTTCAACGCGCTCAAACACGACGGCGACCCGGACGTGGGCGCGATCATGGGTCCGCTGATGGGCGAGAACCCCGAGTTCCGCCCGCACGGCGACGAGATACCCGGCCTGCTCGCGCCGATCGTGAACCGCGTCGCGGCGATGGACGAGGCGGAGCGACGCGACCGGCTCGGCGAGCTGGCCCCCGAGCGACTCGCGGAACTCGAGGCCGACGACGAGACGGACGAGCACGTCCTCCCCGACCTGCCGAACGCGGAGACGGGGGAGGTCGTGATGCGCGCCGCGCCGAACCCCAACGGCCCCTGGCACATCGGCCACGCCCGGATGCCCGCCGTGATCGGGACGTACAAGGAGCGCTACGACGGCGAGTTCATCTGCCGGTTCGACGACACCGACCCCGAGACGAAACGGCCCGACCTCGACGCGTACGACGCGATCCTCGAGGACGTCGAGTACCTCGGCTTCGAGGCCGACCGCGTGCTGAAGGCCTCCGACCGGCTCGAGACCTACTACGAGCACGCCCGCGAGCTGATCGACCGCGACGGCGCGTACACCTGCTCGTGTGCCGGCGAGGCGTTCTCGGAGCTGAAGAACGACGGCGAGCCCTGCCCACACCGCGGGAAGGACGAGGCGACCGTCCGCGAGGAGTTCGAGGCCATGGTCGACGGCGAGTACGGCTCCGGCGAGATGGTCCTCCGGGTGCGGACCGACATCGACCACAAGAACCCGGCGCTGCGCGACTGGGTCGCGTTCCGCATGATCGACACGCCGCACCCGCGCGAGGAGGCGGCGGAGTACCGCTGTTGGCCCATGCTCGACTTCCAGTCCGGCGTCGACGACCACCTCACGGGCGTCACCCACATCATCCGCGGCATCGACCTCCAGGACTCCGCGAAGCGCCAGCGCTTCGTCTACGACTACTTCGGCTGGGAGTACCCCGAGGTGCTTCACTGGGGGCACGTCCAAGTCGACGAGTACGACGTGAAGCTCTCCACGTCGACGATCAAGGAGCTGATCGCCGACGGCGAGCTGACCGGCTGGGACGACCCGCGCGCGCCGACCATTCGATCGGTCCGCCGGCGCGGGATCCGCGGCGAGGCGCTCGTCGAGTCGATGACCGACCTCGGGATGTCGACCTCCGACGTGGACCTGGCGATGTCGTCGGTGTACGCGAACAACCGCGACCTCGTCGACGACGAGGCGGACCGGTTCTTCCTCGTGCGCGACCGCGAGGACGACCCGGCGGTCGAGCTGCCGGTCGTCGACGGCGACGCCCCCGCGCCGGCGGCCGGAAGCCCCGCGCGACACCCCGACCACCCCGACCGCGGCGACCGGACGATCCCGGCGGGGCGGGTCCTCGTCGAGGAGTCGGACCTCCCGCCCGCCGGCGAGCGCGTCTGGCTGAAGGGGTACGGTCCCGTGCGCCGCGAGGCCGACGAGCTCGTCTACCTCGACGCCGACATCGACGTGGTCCGCGACGGCGACGTCGACGTGGTCCACTGGGTGCCCGCGGCGGAGTCGCTCGGGACGCTCATGCGCACCCTCGAGGGCGACGTGCGCGGCTACGCCGAGCCGGCGGTCGCCGACGCCGCCGTCGACGACGTGGTCCAGTTCGAGCGGATCGGCTTCGCCCGGCTCGACTCGTTCGACCCGGCCGGCACCGACGAGCCGGACGGCCCGACCGGCGAGGAGGAGCTCGTGGCGTACTTCGCCCACCCGTGA
- the surE gene encoding 5'/3'-nucleotidase SurE, which yields MTREVLLTNDDGIDAAGIRALSEALSAEYDVTVVAPATNQSGVGGNRSWWETTIEYTERDLGYAVEGTPADCVAVAAVALELEPDVVVSGCNHGPNIGAHVLGQSGTVGAAMEAAFLGTPAIAVSLYDRGNLPIPPTVSHDDFALAGRVAADLVARVDDEGRLPFGADVLNVNVPAADDEAAVDPTYRLTEPARGFDVIEFHPGTEAAGEEEENATGTAGDGDPGGDASGFGERRGEMGMELRDRFWREFLRGDVADDPGSDRRATVEGEVSVSPLSSSRSVVGDRVGETVDVAGETLAVDDETLEAAGE from the coding sequence ATGACACGCGAGGTCCTCCTCACCAACGACGACGGGATCGACGCGGCCGGGATCCGGGCGCTCTCGGAGGCGCTCTCCGCCGAGTACGACGTGACCGTCGTCGCGCCGGCGACGAACCAGTCGGGCGTGGGCGGGAACCGGTCGTGGTGGGAGACCACGATCGAGTACACGGAGCGCGACCTCGGCTACGCGGTGGAGGGGACGCCCGCCGACTGCGTCGCCGTCGCGGCGGTCGCGCTCGAGTTGGAGCCCGACGTCGTCGTCTCCGGCTGCAACCACGGCCCGAACATCGGCGCGCACGTCCTCGGCCAGTCGGGGACCGTCGGCGCGGCCATGGAGGCGGCGTTCCTCGGGACGCCCGCCATCGCGGTCTCGCTGTACGACCGCGGCAACCTCCCGATCCCGCCGACGGTCTCCCACGACGACTTCGCGCTCGCCGGGCGGGTCGCGGCCGACCTCGTCGCCCGCGTCGACGACGAGGGCCGCCTCCCGTTCGGCGCGGACGTGCTCAACGTCAACGTCCCCGCCGCGGACGACGAGGCCGCCGTCGACCCGACCTACCGGCTGACGGAGCCCGCCCGCGGCTTCGACGTGATCGAGTTCCACCCCGGCACGGAGGCGGCGGGTGAGGAGGAAGAAAACGCGACCGGAACCGCGGGCGACGGTGATCCCGGCGGCGACGCCTCCGGCTTCGGCGAGCGCCGCGGCGAGATGGGGATGGAGCTGCGCGACCGCTTCTGGCGGGAGTTCCTCCGCGGGGACGTGGCCGACGACCCCGGCTCGGACCGGCGCGCGACGGTCGAGGGCGAGGTGAGCGTCTCGCCGCTGTCCTCCTCGCGGTCGGTCGTCGGCGACCGCGTCGGCGAGACGGTCGACGTCGCGGGCGAGACGCTCGCAGTCGACGACGAAACCCTCGAGGCTGCCGGCGAGTAG
- a CDS encoding DUF7115 domain-containing protein yields MSLPDLLSGAAGDEEVVARVPLGGDDLLAVTPTRTLVYRADGLLSDETVEEYPHDAERIAVSTGRRKSKVVFGYGLDGEETLTVPSKRLDDVVHPVLAGVLSARGVTDAGESVERTFRFSELTLVVTDSRLVKHVGSAVWDEEFEEFPYADLTDLDFEEGTVATAVVLTHDGRSERFKAPNESARAVKESLVEAVCAFHGVGSLEELRVAVADDDEDGGAAASTGTTDFGEGPDPLSASPAADAEAAAEMESPFEPDPNADRGTDADPTAVSEPSAETDADGSTEAGVSTGTGFDRGGTGSAEATDAAAGTTDADTTAGSDPLSDEFDGGSADATDAGSGRTGNSADPTTASDPADPTTASDPADPTTPTESEASAGSDGFEGSPFESAGVEDDDLAAEVAALRQTVEAQSAKLERQSELIERLIEELRQGR; encoded by the coding sequence ATGAGCCTTCCGGACCTACTGTCGGGGGCCGCCGGCGACGAGGAGGTCGTCGCGCGGGTCCCGCTCGGGGGGGACGACCTCCTCGCGGTCACGCCCACGCGAACGCTCGTGTACCGCGCCGACGGCCTGCTCTCCGACGAGACCGTCGAGGAGTACCCGCACGACGCCGAGCGGATCGCGGTCTCGACCGGCCGCCGGAAGTCGAAGGTCGTCTTCGGCTACGGTCTCGACGGCGAGGAGACGCTGACGGTCCCGTCCAAGCGCCTCGACGACGTGGTCCACCCCGTTCTCGCCGGGGTGCTCTCCGCGCGCGGCGTGACCGACGCCGGCGAGTCGGTCGAGCGCACGTTCCGCTTCTCGGAGCTCACCCTCGTCGTCACCGACAGCCGGCTCGTGAAACACGTCGGCTCGGCCGTCTGGGACGAGGAGTTCGAGGAGTTCCCGTACGCCGATCTGACCGACCTCGACTTCGAGGAGGGGACCGTCGCGACCGCGGTCGTGCTCACACACGACGGGCGCTCCGAGCGGTTCAAAGCCCCCAACGAGTCGGCACGAGCCGTCAAGGAGAGCCTCGTCGAAGCGGTGTGTGCGTTCCACGGGGTCGGGAGCCTCGAGGAGCTCCGAGTGGCCGTCGCGGACGACGACGAGGACGGGGGAGCCGCGGCGTCGACCGGCACGACCGACTTCGGCGAGGGCCCCGACCCGCTTTCGGCGTCGCCGGCGGCCGACGCGGAGGCGGCGGCCGAGATGGAGTCCCCGTTCGAACCCGATCCGAACGCCGATCGCGGGACGGACGCCGATCCGACGGCGGTCTCCGAACCGAGCGCCGAAACGGACGCCGATGGCTCGACCGAGGCCGGCGTCTCGACGGGGACCGGCTTCGACCGCGGCGGCACCGGCTCCGCCGAGGCGACCGACGCCGCCGCGGGGACGACCGACGCCGACACGACCGCCGGGAGCGACCCCCTCTCAGACGAGTTCGACGGGGGCTCGGCGGACGCGACCGACGCGGGTTCCGGCCGAACGGGGAACTCGGCGGATCCGACGACAGCGTCGGACCCCGCGGACCCGACGACGGCGTCGGACCCCGCGGACCCGACGACCCCCACGGAGTCGGAGGCGTCGGCGGGATCGGACGGCTTCGAGGGGTCGCCCTTCGAGAGCGCGGGCGTCGAGGACGACGACCTCGCCGCCGAGGTCGCGGCGCTCCGACAGACCGTCGAGGCGCAGTCGGCGAAGCTCGAGCGACAGTCGGAGCTCATCGAGCGGCTCATCGAGGAGCTGCGGCAGGGCCGATAA
- a CDS encoding metal-dependent hydrolase, which translates to MYRKGHVGAALAAYAPVGFGLAALAGLELAAVGAVVVAWTAMVPDLDTQVPFVKHRGITHTVWFALAVGVAFGLVGGIVGLGSGAVAALALAALGFVLGAGTIGSHLLADAITPMGIRPYAPVRDDHYTLDLVTAANPVANYVLLVGGGAVAGIAVLAGTAVGG; encoded by the coding sequence GTGTACAGGAAGGGCCACGTCGGGGCCGCGCTCGCGGCGTACGCGCCGGTCGGGTTCGGCCTCGCCGCGCTCGCCGGGCTCGAACTCGCGGCGGTCGGGGCCGTGGTCGTCGCCTGGACGGCGATGGTTCCCGACCTGGACACGCAGGTCCCGTTCGTGAAACACCGCGGGATCACCCACACCGTCTGGTTCGCGCTCGCGGTCGGCGTCGCGTTCGGTCTCGTCGGCGGGATCGTCGGACTCGGGAGCGGGGCGGTCGCGGCCCTCGCGCTCGCCGCGCTCGGGTTCGTCCTCGGCGCGGGGACGATCGGCTCGCACCTCCTCGCCGACGCGATCACGCCGATGGGGATCCGGCCGTACGCGCCCGTCAGGGACGACCACTACACCCTCGATCTGGTGACGGCGGCGAACCCGGTCGCGAACTACGTCCTGCTCGTCGGCGGCGGCGCGGTCGCCGGGATCGCGGTGCTCGCCGGGACGGCCGTCGGCGGGTGA
- the glmU gene encoding bifunctional sugar-1-phosphate nucleotidylyltransferase/acetyltransferase has translation MQTVVLAAGEGTRMRPLTANTPKPMLPVAGKPLVVRCLEDAIESGASRVVVVVGYEADAVRTAIADRDWPVSVETVTQAERRGTADAVRTARSELEEEPFVVLNGDALYDRGSLAELYDGDAAVGSYRVEDPSSYGVLRVADGRVEGVVEKPADPPSDLVNTGAYVFPAAALAWLDVDESERGELELTDVLQRACETTDVRAVPFDRWLDVGRPWELLAANEWKLAERDREVGGDVSDDAEIRGTVVVENGATIEPGVVIEGPAYVAAGSHVGPNAYVRGATYLGPDTRVGHGVEVKNSVVMADSAVPHLTYLGDSVLGEDVNLGAGTTVANLRHDGEPVELTVKGDRVSTGRRKFGIVCGDGVRTGINCTINVGIVLSSGATVAPGETVLRDR, from the coding sequence ATGCAGACCGTCGTACTCGCGGCCGGCGAGGGGACGCGGATGCGTCCGCTCACGGCCAACACGCCGAAGCCGATGCTGCCGGTCGCCGGAAAGCCGCTCGTCGTCCGCTGTCTCGAGGACGCGATCGAGTCGGGCGCGAGCCGGGTCGTCGTCGTCGTCGGCTACGAGGCGGACGCGGTCCGGACGGCGATCGCCGACCGCGACTGGCCGGTCTCCGTCGAGACCGTCACGCAGGCCGAACGGCGCGGGACGGCGGACGCCGTCCGCACCGCCCGGAGCGAACTCGAAGAGGAGCCGTTCGTCGTGTTGAACGGCGACGCCCTCTACGACCGCGGGTCGCTCGCGGAGCTGTACGACGGGGACGCCGCGGTCGGCTCCTACCGCGTCGAGGACCCCTCCTCCTACGGGGTGTTGCGCGTCGCGGACGGCCGGGTCGAGGGCGTCGTCGAGAAGCCCGCGGACCCGCCCTCGGACCTCGTCAACACGGGCGCGTACGTCTTCCCGGCCGCGGCGCTCGCGTGGCTCGACGTCGACGAGAGCGAGCGCGGCGAGCTGGAGCTCACCGACGTGCTCCAGCGGGCGTGTGAGACGACGGACGTGCGCGCGGTCCCCTTCGACCGCTGGCTCGACGTGGGTCGGCCGTGGGAGCTGCTCGCGGCCAACGAGTGGAAGCTCGCGGAGCGCGACCGCGAGGTCGGCGGCGACGTGAGCGACGACGCCGAGATCAGGGGCACGGTCGTCGTCGAGAACGGCGCGACGATCGAGCCCGGCGTCGTGATCGAGGGGCCGGCGTACGTCGCCGCCGGCAGCCACGTCGGCCCCAACGCGTACGTCCGGGGCGCGACGTACCTCGGCCCCGACACGCGGGTCGGCCACGGCGTCGAGGTGAAAAACAGCGTCGTGATGGCCGACTCGGCGGTTCCACACCTCACCTACCTCGGCGACAGCGTGCTCGGCGAGGACGTCAACCTCGGCGCGGGGACGACCGTCGCGAACCTCAGACACGACGGCGAGCCGGTCGAACTCACGGTGAAGGGCGACCGGGTGAGCACGGGCCGCCGGAAGTTCGGGATCGTCTGCGGCGACGGCGTCCGCACCGGGATCAACTGTACGATCAACGTCGGGATCGTCCTCTCCTCCGGCGCGACCGTCGCGCCGGGCGAGACGGTGCTGCGGGACCGGTGA
- the glmM gene encoding phosphoglucosamine mutase has product MFGTSGIRGPVGEEVTAAVALDVGRAVGTEADRVVVGRDARETGETLRDALVAGLRETGADVVDVGRAATPTVARAIGTRDADAGIVVTASHNPAPDNGLKLWTPSGQAYPPARQDVIEERIREGAFDLADWEGQGGYDRWNAATDRHRDALVAAGERAASKRAAETRGTGVPASGPLADLSVVVDAGNGMGGVTADALHDLGAAVETLNATPDGRFPARPSEPTAENCATLAATVEAVDADLGIAHDGDADRMMAVTDAGEFVPGDLLLAVFGRAAADEGDHVAAPVDTSLAAADALAEVGAELVYTRVGDVYVAERAAEAGVAFGGEPSGAWIFPEETLCPDGPLAAVRLAALAAETPLSERVAAMERYPIRRRSVETEHKAAAMELIAARVTDEFDEVSTLDGVRADADEGWFLLRASGTEPLIRITAEAREADAANALLERAIGIVDRALADVADR; this is encoded by the coding sequence ATGTTCGGAACCAGCGGGATCCGCGGGCCCGTCGGCGAGGAAGTCACCGCCGCCGTCGCGCTCGACGTGGGCCGTGCGGTCGGCACCGAGGCGGACCGGGTCGTGGTCGGACGCGACGCGCGAGAGACGGGCGAGACGCTCCGCGACGCGTTGGTCGCGGGGCTCCGCGAGACCGGCGCGGACGTGGTCGACGTCGGCCGCGCGGCGACCCCCACGGTCGCGCGAGCGATCGGCACTCGAGACGCCGACGCCGGGATCGTCGTGACCGCCTCGCACAACCCGGCACCCGACAACGGGCTCAAGCTGTGGACCCCCTCGGGACAGGCGTACCCGCCGGCCCGACAGGACGTCATCGAGGAGCGGATCCGCGAGGGGGCGTTCGACCTCGCCGACTGGGAGGGACAGGGCGGGTACGACCGCTGGAACGCGGCGACTGACCGCCACCGCGACGCGCTCGTCGCGGCCGGCGAGCGCGCAGCCAGTAAGCGCGCGGCGGAGACGCGCGGGACCGGAGTCCCCGCATCCGGTCCCCTCGCCGACCTCTCCGTCGTCGTCGACGCCGGGAACGGCATGGGCGGCGTGACCGCAGACGCGCTCCACGACCTCGGCGCCGCCGTCGAGACGCTCAACGCGACGCCGGACGGCCGGTTCCCCGCCCGCCCGAGCGAGCCGACCGCCGAGAACTGCGCGACGCTCGCCGCGACGGTCGAGGCCGTCGACGCCGACCTCGGGATCGCCCACGACGGCGACGCCGACCGCATGATGGCGGTCACGGACGCGGGCGAGTTCGTCCCCGGCGACCTGCTCCTCGCCGTCTTCGGCCGGGCGGCGGCTGACGAGGGCGACCACGTCGCCGCGCCGGTCGACACGAGCCTCGCGGCCGCGGACGCGCTCGCGGAGGTCGGCGCGGAACTCGTCTACACGCGCGTCGGCGACGTGTACGTGGCGGAACGCGCCGCGGAGGCGGGGGTCGCCTTCGGCGGCGAGCCCTCCGGCGCGTGGATCTTCCCGGAGGAGACGCTGTGTCCGGACGGCCCGCTCGCGGCGGTCCGGCTCGCCGCGCTCGCCGCGGAGACCCCCCTCTCGGAGCGGGTCGCGGCGATGGAGCGGTACCCGATCCGGCGGCGCTCGGTCGAGACCGAGCACAAGGCCGCCGCGATGGAACTGATCGCGGCGCGCGTGACCGACGAGTTCGACGAGGTCTCGACGCTCGACGGCGTCCGCGCCGACGCCGACGAGGGGTGGTTCCTCCTGCGGGCCTCGGGGACCGAGCCGCTGATCCGGATCACGGCGGAGGCGCGCGAGGCCGACGCCGCGAACGCCCTGCTGGAGCGCGCGATCGGGATCGTCGACCGCGCGCTCGCGGACGTGGCCGACCGTTGA
- a CDS encoding 4Fe-4S dicluster domain-containing protein, whose amino-acid sequence MGIDPNFERNLERTGEEHDVDVWGPVEPPEKLGIRGTHVAVDFDICLADGACLEDCPVDVFDWVDTPGHPESDRKANPTDEDQCIDCMLCVDVCPVDAIDVDPGRENRI is encoded by the coding sequence ATGGGCATCGACCCGAACTTCGAGCGGAACCTGGAGCGGACCGGCGAGGAGCACGACGTCGACGTGTGGGGGCCGGTCGAGCCGCCCGAGAAACTCGGGATCCGCGGGACCCACGTCGCCGTCGACTTCGACATCTGTCTGGCCGACGGGGCGTGTCTGGAGGACTGTCCCGTCGACGTCTTCGACTGGGTCGACACGCCCGGCCACCCCGAGTCCGACCGGAAGGCGAACCCGACCGACGAGGACCAGTGTATCGACTGTATGCTGTGTGTCGACGTCTGTCCGGTCGACGCCATCGACGTCGACCCCGGCCGCGAGAACCGGATCTGA
- a CDS encoding CPBP family intramembrane glutamic endopeptidase: MTIRERIRLRPRSRTVLVALALTLAGSAAGLLGAMLPGSFGLVTATTPDAIYVVSSRGVQFGFGAFAVGYVAYTGEWSRYARFRRPGPRDAVAVVGAFLAVVAVGTATDALIATLGLSSEPVTGTVDHDFVWHARPALWPLVLVAWVAFAAPAEELFYRGLVQTRLRASFSAGTVVVLSGGCFALSHALFSVLSGAGGAAVATTFVELFGAGLVFGGLYELSDNLVPVAAFHALTWLEPIHAIQRALVAVP; the protein is encoded by the coding sequence ATGACGATACGAGAACGGATCCGCCTCCGCCCGCGGTCGCGGACGGTCCTCGTCGCGCTGGCGCTGACGCTCGCCGGGTCGGCGGCCGGCCTGCTGGGAGCGATGCTCCCCGGGTCGTTCGGGTTGGTGACGGCGACGACTCCCGACGCGATCTACGTCGTGAGCAGTCGCGGCGTCCAGTTCGGTTTCGGCGCGTTCGCGGTCGGGTACGTCGCCTACACCGGCGAGTGGTCCCGGTACGCGCGGTTCCGGCGACCGGGACCGCGTGACGCGGTGGCCGTCGTCGGCGCGTTCCTCGCCGTCGTCGCGGTGGGCACGGCGACGGACGCGCTGATCGCGACGCTGGGGCTCTCCTCGGAGCCGGTCACCGGGACCGTCGACCACGACTTCGTCTGGCACGCCCGGCCGGCCCTGTGGCCGCTCGTCCTCGTCGCCTGGGTCGCGTTCGCGGCACCGGCCGAGGAGCTGTTCTACCGCGGGCTCGTTCAGACGCGCCTCCGGGCGTCGTTCTCCGCCGGCACCGTCGTCGTGCTCTCCGGCGGCTGTTTCGCGCTGTCGCACGCGCTGTTCTCCGTGTTGAGCGGCGCGGGCGGCGCGGCGGTCGCGACGACGTTCGTCGAGCTCTTCGGTGCCGGGCTCGTGTTCGGCGGGTTATACGAGCTCTCCGATAACCTCGTTCCCGTTGCGGCGTTCCACGCGCTGACGTGGCTCGAACCGATACACGCGATCCAACGGGCCCTCGTCGCCGTCCCGTAG
- the carA gene encoding glutamine-hydrolyzing carbamoyl-phosphate synthase small subunit: MSDAYIALADGRVLEARARAPGRTRGELVFTTAYTGYEESLTDPSYAEQVLTFSYPLIGNYGVREERFESDSVQPRAAIAREMTDDVADWLESEGVPAIDHLDTREIVTTVREEGAMACGIAAGEDATPEDAVAEMEECKPMSAHVDIGAQVSVTEPTVHEGGDEATVAMLDCGAKGSIISSLTERGADVHVLPYDATPEDVAAVEPDVLFVSNGPGDPENFVAAHEVVDAFAGEVPMAGICLGQQVITSALGGSTEKMSFGHRGVNQPVKDLRTDRVVMTTQNHGYTVSDTGPLEVTQVNVNDDTVEGLDSEELDVITRQYHPEANPGPHDSLGFFDEVLALAESRQPVAAD, encoded by the coding sequence CGTGCGCCGGGGCGGACACGTGGTGAACTCGTGTTCACGACCGCGTACACCGGCTACGAGGAATCGCTGACCGACCCCTCCTACGCCGAGCAAGTGTTGACCTTCTCGTACCCCCTGATCGGAAACTACGGCGTCCGAGAGGAGCGGTTCGAGTCCGACTCCGTCCAGCCGCGCGCGGCGATCGCCCGCGAGATGACCGACGACGTCGCCGACTGGCTCGAGAGCGAGGGCGTCCCGGCGATCGACCACCTCGACACCCGCGAGATCGTCACTACCGTCCGCGAGGAGGGCGCGATGGCCTGCGGCATCGCCGCCGGCGAGGACGCGACTCCCGAGGACGCGGTCGCGGAGATGGAGGAGTGTAAGCCGATGAGCGCGCACGTCGACATCGGCGCGCAGGTGTCGGTGACGGAGCCGACCGTCCACGAGGGCGGCGACGAGGCCACCGTCGCCATGCTCGACTGCGGCGCGAAGGGCTCGATCATCTCCTCGCTCACGGAGCGCGGCGCGGACGTCCACGTCCTCCCGTACGACGCGACCCCCGAGGACGTGGCGGCGGTCGAGCCCGACGTGCTGTTCGTCTCGAACGGCCCCGGCGACCCGGAGAACTTCGTCGCCGCCCACGAGGTCGTCGACGCCTTCGCCGGCGAGGTTCCGATGGCCGGGATCTGTCTCGGCCAGCAGGTGATCACCAGCGCGCTCGGCGGCTCGACGGAGAAGATGTCGTTCGGCCACCGCGGCGTCAACCAGCCGGTCAAGGACCTCCGTACCGACCGGGTCGTGATGACCACCCAGAACCACGGCTACACCGTCTCCGACACCGGCCCGCTCGAGGTGACCCAGGTGAACGTCAACGACGACACCGTCGAGGGGCTCGACAGCGAGGAGCTCGACGTCATCACCCGCCAGTACCACCCCGAGGCGAACCCCGGCCCGCACGACTCGCTCGGCTTCTTCGACGAGGTGCTGGCGCTGGCGGAGTCGCGCCAGCCCGTGGCCGCCGACTGA
- a CDS encoding NAD-dependent epimerase/dehydratase family protein has product MTTSDTDAGTETVLVTGGTGFIGSHLARLLVDDGHEVVAFDAAPDAALLERLGVAEAVEVRRGDVTDVASLARAVRETGATRLVHLAALLSEDVRTDELAATRVNALGANHVLEAARLFGDRIDRVVMTSSETVYGPGSAYDGPVAEDALLSPDSPYAAAKRHAECLSRRYREDHGVPAVALRPTGVFGPFRRSFTAFSELFERPAVGDPVRVEGGGTAVSWLSVRDAADAFRRAALAPASDLERGVYNVRGEVATVAEAAEAVRRLLPDADVTVTDDADRDWSAQGLSLARARSDLGYEVDHGLGELTREYVDAVRRDVGLDPID; this is encoded by the coding sequence GTGACTACCTCCGACACCGACGCGGGAACCGAGACGGTACTGGTGACCGGCGGCACGGGCTTCATCGGGTCACACCTCGCCCGGCTGCTGGTCGACGACGGCCACGAGGTCGTCGCCTTCGACGCCGCGCCCGACGCCGCGCTCCTCGAACGGCTCGGCGTCGCGGAAGCGGTCGAGGTCCGACGCGGCGACGTGACGGACGTCGCCTCGCTCGCCCGGGCGGTCCGCGAGACGGGAGCCACGCGGCTCGTCCACCTGGCCGCCCTCTTGAGCGAGGACGTTCGAACGGACGAGCTCGCGGCCACGCGGGTGAACGCGCTCGGCGCGAACCACGTGCTCGAGGCCGCCCGGCTCTTCGGCGACCGGATCGACCGCGTCGTGATGACGTCGAGCGAGACGGTGTACGGCCCCGGATCGGCGTACGACGGGCCCGTCGCCGAGGACGCGCTGTTGTCGCCCGACTCGCCGTACGCCGCCGCGAAGCGCCACGCCGAGTGCCTCTCGCGACGCTACCGGGAGGACCACGGCGTCCCCGCGGTCGCGCTCCGACCGACCGGCGTCTTCGGGCCGTTCAGACGGAGTTTCACGGCGTTCTCAGAGCTCTTCGAGCGGCCGGCGGTCGGCGACCCCGTTCGCGTCGAGGGCGGCGGGACCGCCGTGAGCTGGCTCTCCGTGCGGGACGCCGCCGACGCGTTCCGGCGCGCCGCGCTGGCACCCGCGAGCGACCTCGAACGCGGCGTCTACAACGTCCGCGGCGAGGTCGCGACCGTCGCGGAGGCCGCCGAGGCGGTCCGCCGGCTCCTCCCGGACGCCGACGTGACCGTGACCGACGACGCCGACCGCGACTGGTCGGCACAGGGGCTCTCGCTCGCACGCGCCCGGTCCGACCTCGGCTACGAGGTCGATCACGGGCTCGGGGAACTCACGCGCGAGTACGTCGACGCGGTTCGACGCGACGTCGGGCTGGACCCGATCGACTGA
- a CDS encoding DUF5830 family protein, whose translation MSEPATRAEKVDLGVELLAHLEREELPLSEAVDRIETVTTNPAITREILDTAEKRGVIDRENARLRVLRGGTYVEYDSQVVAREGEFECKRCGAGITTGHFVRFEAGELGPFGSSCVRKVTGRDAE comes from the coding sequence GTGAGCGAGCCGGCGACGCGCGCGGAGAAGGTGGATCTCGGCGTCGAGCTCCTCGCACACCTCGAACGCGAGGAGCTCCCGCTGTCCGAGGCGGTGGACCGGATCGAGACGGTGACCACGAACCCCGCGATCACGCGCGAAATCCTCGACACGGCGGAGAAACGCGGCGTGATCGACCGCGAGAACGCCCGACTGCGCGTCCTGCGGGGCGGCACCTACGTGGAGTACGACAGCCAGGTGGTCGCCCGCGAGGGCGAGTTCGAGTGTAAGCGGTGCGGCGCGGGGATCACGACCGGACACTTCGTGCGATTCGAGGCCGGCGAGCTCGGACCGTTCGGCTCCTCGTGCGTGCGGAAGGTGACCGGCCGGGACGCCGAGTGA